The DNA window TGGTTGCTCCAGTGCACCGGGACTCGCGCTTCTCGGGGTGTTGCTCTTCGCGGGAGTCAAGCGACGCCGCTAGCATCATCCGGTCGACTCAAACCCTGGCGTCACATTCCGCCGAGTCCCGGCGCACTGTCTGGTATTGTCCAGGAATGCTCTTCACCGCGGACGGGTTTCGCCGGGCCATCCGCCGGCGGCCGGCGCTATTCATCGGCGACACGGCGGTATCAGGCAAATCCCGGTTCGTCGAGTCCCTGCTCATGCTGGGCGTCATGGGTGCGAGGGACTCCAGGCTGCGGGAGGTCTCGGCCACGCTCGCATCGGACGGTGCCTGTTCCGTCGCCTTCGACGGCTTGCCTTGGCCCACGACCCAGGGGGTATCGCCTTTCGCGGAGCTGGAGTCCTGGCTCACGTTCGCGAACGTCGACATGGCGGCGGGGCCACCCCCTGGGATGCCTCACGGCATCTTCCTTCAGACGCCCTGCATCGACCTGGGGCTGCTCAACGCGCTCTCCTCACCCCTGGATGTCATCGCCTGGTCTGGTGAGCAGACCTGGCGGCGGACCTTTCGCGAAGGGCTCCCCGTGGAGTCCCCCCTCGACACCGCGCCCGACCGGGTTCCTCCGTCCTCGGGCGCCGGGCTGCGCGTCACCTTGACCCCGGACCCGTCCATCTTCGACCCGCCCCCAGGCTTCTCCTGGGCCTGGCTGACGGAGCGCCTGTCAGCGCTCTCCGCGTTGGCGCCCGCCACGTCCTGGCGTCTACGTGACGAGGCCTCGGGGGCGGACGTGTTCTTCCGTCGCGAGCACGGACTCGCCGGCCTGTGCGCGGAGCGCTCCGCATCCTCCCGGCCTCTGCACGAACCGTGGGTCTTCACCGGACGCGCAGGGGCGACAGACGTCGACCTCGCGCTCCAGTGGGTCGAGGACCCCGCCAGCGCGAGCATCCTCTCCTGGGCCAATCACGAACCCAGCCCGCGACGTGGCTCGCATCATGCGGGGCTCTTCCGAGGACTGCGCACGGCCCTGCGCACCAGGAGGGAGACCCTCGGGCTCCCACCCGTGAGCCGCGCATTCTCAGACACGGCGCTGTCCGAGCGGCTCACGGTGGTGATGAGCATCAGTTCCTCCTCCATCGTCTGGCGTGGCTCGTTGATGCACCCGCTGGAGGCCCCCAAGGTCCGTAGCGATGTCTCGAAGCTCGTCAGGGACTGGATGAAGCAGACCCTCGCGAGTCATCCGAAGGTGGAGTCGGAACTGTTCACCCTCCTGGGCGTCTCTCCGTCCTGAGCCCCACACCATGACGGCCCTGGCCCGTGGTTTGCTCTTGCTGCCCACCCAGCTTCTGGAACTCGTTCAACCGTGGCCGTGGGGCCACGGGCACAGGGCCCCATGACCGCACCGCTCACCATGCCCTCTCACATGTCCTTCTTGTCCGTGTTGCGCCGTCACGGCCTGTGGCCCGCGGCCCTCAGCAGTGCCGTCGGCGTGGGCATGGTGGCCTACCGCCTCGACTGGAGCCAGAGCGCCAGCTACGCGTTCCTCGTGTGGAACCTCATCCTGGCCTGGGCCCCCTACGTCATCGCCCTGGCGGCGCGGGTCCTCATGCTCAGGGGCCACGGCCTCCGGGTGCTCGCGCCCATGGCCATGGCCTGGCTGGCGCTGTTCCCCAACGCGCCCTACCTCCTCACGGACTTCATCCACGTGCACCAGCGGCCCGTGGTGCCCATCTGGTTCGACGTGGCGCTCATGACGCTCTTCGTCGCCACCGGCTGGCTCTTGGGCCTCTTGTCCCTGGAGGTGTGGAAGCAATGGCTGGAGGAGCGCTGGGGCCGCCGCACCGCCTGGGGCTTCGTCGGCGTCACCTCCGTGCTGTGTGGCTACGGCATCTACCTGGGCCGGGTGGAGCGCTGGAACAGCTGGCACGTGCTCACCCACCCCTCGACGCTCTTCACCTCCATCGGGGCCCACCTGCGTGAGCCCCTGGCCTTCCCGTACCTGACCAGCCTCACCGTCTTCTTCGGCCTGCTGGTGCCCCTGTCCTACGTGGCCTACGAGGCGCTCGTCGCCCGCATCCGCCGCCCGCGCACGGCGAGCTGAGGACGGACGCGGGCGGACAAGACGTCAGCCGCCGTGAAGGCGTGAGCGATTGCGCGGGCCTCCTCGGTGCTTGATGGCCATGGCGCTGGGGGCCTTCTTGCGCCCGTTCAGCGAGGTGCGCCGCCGGTGACTCTTGGGCTCATGCTCCTGCGCCGCGGGGCCGAGCGTCACGCGCGACAGGGCCTGCCTGCGTCGCAGCGCGGCTGCTTCGTCCCGAGGCAGCGTCTTTCGTCCGTGACTGGCCTGCACATTGGCTTGGGCCTCATCCGCCGTGGCCACGCGCCGCTTGTTCTTCACTCCCGCCATTCTCGTCCGGACCGCCATGATGCCTCCTTCCCTGGTGAGGTAAGGACGGCCCTGGCTTTTCCAACCCCCTCCGGGGATGGGAGCGGGGGCCGCGCTCCGTGCCCGAAGGTCGCCCGGCCGCCTCACGCTCCCCCGAGGGAGAGGGCCCGGCCACGGGGTCGACCCGGAGCCTGGGACCCGCTGCCCCCGGCGGAAGTCTTCAAGAACCTGGCGCTACGTCGACGAGCGCTTGCCGCGACGCGGAGGCCGCGTGCTGGTCGTCGTCTCGGGCGGGAAGAGCCAACCGTCCGCGCTGTGCGAAGCGCTGGTGGTCGTCGTCTGCGAAGGCTGCTCACTGGCCTCCAGGTGCTGGCCCCGGCAGCCGCGGCACCAGGACTGGGGACGGCGCTCGCCCTTCATGATGCGATAGCCGAAGTCCGCCTCCGTCAGGCCCACGTGGTTGCAGCGGGGGCAGCGGCTCAGCGACGTGACGCCCGTCTCCTTCGCCTGCTGGCGGCCATGCTGGACCACCAGGGCGAGCGCCGCGGCGAAGCCCACCCGCTTCTCCGAGGCGACATGGAACTTGCGAGCGCGCTTGCGCCCTCCCCGGCCGAGCACAGGCATGAGGTCCATCCCCCCGAGCAGGTTTCGCTGCTCGAGCACGCGCGATGAAGAGCTGTTCAGGGTTGATTGGCTCACCCGACAACTCTTAGCGGAGGGGTCTGACACGCCTGTTCGAGGGGGAAGGCCCTTCCGCCCGCGATCAGTCCATACTGAACATAAAGCCAGTAAATCCGCGCACCTGGGAGGTTGCCCCAGGTGTGCGGGCAGGCATGGGGTGCCGCGGTTACTCGGCGTCCGCCATGCCGCCCCCACCATCGGCGGCGGGGAAGACGGGGGTGCCGCCCGGCAGGCTGGGGTCGTGCGGGAGGCTGCCGCGCGGGCTGCGCAGGTAGACGAAGGGCGTGGCGAACAGGAAGTTGGACACGCGCGACGTGTAGATGTCCGCGTAGCGCTCCACCTGGCGCGCCAGATGGCTCTTGTCGTTGCCGGCGCGGGTGAGCAGGCCCCAGATGGGATTGGACAGCTCGGTGGCGGCGCGGGCCATGGGGGCCAGCTCCGCGTCCAGGGCCTCCAGGGACTCACGCAGCTCCCCCAGCCGGCTCACCAGCTCCGCTTCCGGAGGCGTGTCGGAGCGAGGCCCGTAGTCCGCGCGGCGCCGCTGGAGCTCCAGCCGCAGCTGGCAGCTCTCCCACTCCATCCGCTCCTTGAGCACCATGCGTTCGGCGAGCCGGGCCTCGGTGGAGCGGAAGGACGCGATGGCGCGCACCTCGTCCTCCAGCTCGCGGAGGATGAGCGCGGTGCGCCACCGCAGCTCGCTCTTGGACACGTGCACGTCGCCGAACATGTGGTCGCCCACGTAGAGAATCTCGTCGCCGCTCATGCCCAGGTGGCGCTCCAGCTCCACCGCGCTGCCGCCGAAGTAGGGCGTGCCCGCCTTGAAGGGGCCGGAGTGCGGACGCAGCAGCGCCTCGCCGTTGGTCTCCACCACCTCGAAGAGCGCGGAGCGGGTGGTGAAGAACTCGGGCTTGCGCGCGGAGACAATCACCACGTCGAACAGCTGCCGCCACGTCATGCCCTGGGGCAGGTGCTTGTCGAAGGCGAAGTGCATCATGGGCTCGGTGTAGGCCCACTCGCTGTTGGTGATGAGCAGGAGCTTCTTGCCCGCGTTGCGCTGGTCCAGGAGCGCCAGCGGCGTCTCCGGGTCATCCAGCACGTAGCGCTCCGGGTCGGCGATGATTTCCGCCTTGAGCTGCCCCTGCATGTGCGTGGCGTCCAGGTTCTTTCGCACGTGCTCGTAGAGGTCCGCGTAGCCCATGGGGCCCGGCAGCACGCCCGCGTCCAGCCGGTCCACCAACTGCGCGTAGAGGCACGCCTCCGACAGCGAGAACAGCGTGTTGAGGAACACCCACCGGCGCTCGTGCAGGTCGATGACGACGTGGGAGTACTCGTCGCGCTGGGTGATGAAGTCCATGGCGCGCGTGCCATGGAGGGCCTTCTTCACGAAGCCGAAGCGGTTGGCCTTGAGCAGGTTGCCCTTCTCGGTGTCGATGATGAGGCCGCGGATGGCCAGCGCCGGGTCGAACTGGAGGTCGCCCACGGGCCAGCCCTGTGCAACGAGCCGGTCTCGGATGTGCTCGTAGGCGCGGCGCTCCCACGCTTCCACCCGGTAGTGGATGAGCGTGTAGTCCATGTCGTAACCCACGGCCTTGATGGCGCGCAGGTTGAGGGTGCGGTTGCAGAACAGGCCCCGCTCGGGCGGGGGACCAGAAAGTTGCGAGCGCATAGGAAGTCCTGGCTTGCCCCGTCCCGGGGCAAAAGTCGATGCCTGTCTGGAGTCTCGTCGACTGTCCCGCACCCGGAGCCCGCCTGGGATGCCCTGGGGACCGGGTCGTCGTCTCGCATTGACTTTCATGGGTCGAAGTCGTGCTCTCCTGGACTAGTGTGCGCGCCCCTTCAACCCTTGAATCGAGGTCGATGATGTCCTGGATGGTCCGAGCCCTGCTGGTCAGTGCGCTGTTCGTGGTGGGCTGCAAGCATGCGCAGGCCCCTGTCACGCCGGAGCCGGTGGCGCAGGCGTGTGATGCGAAGCAGCAGGAGATTTCCAAGGAGGCGGACCAGCGGGCCGCGCCGTGGAGCATCGAGCAGCACCTGGCGAAGAACTTCCCGGAGGGCTCGGTGTCGTGGCTGATGAAGGAGGGCCCGTACCAGACGTTCGTGGTGCAGTCGGGCGCGAAGAACTTTGGCCGCTGTGACGACAACGGCTGTTTCCTGTTCGCGGCGCCGTCGGCCGTCATCCACGAGGCGGTGAAGAAGTCGATGACGGGCGCGACGCATGACCCCGCGGTGCTGGGGCAGGCGCTGGGGCTGCCGGCGAAGAACTTCGAGGGGCCGCTGCGGATGATGACGCTGAACCTGAAGGCCTCGGGTTCGTGCGCGCGCCTGCCGGTGGACAGCGACCCGGGCGTGTGGAAGTGCCAGAGCGAGCAGGACACGGACTGCTTCAAGTTCGGTGGCTACACGTCCGGTGGCGTGCCGGAAATCATGGTCATCAACGCGCCGGTGGCCCAGGCGACGGTGGCTGAGATTCCGTGACGTGTCTGTCCTTGGCTCCGCGCGGGAGGCTTCATGAGCGGTGAGCAGGTCGTCTACCAGAGCCCGCTGCTCTACCGCGTGTTGCGCGAGGCGGGGGGGGAGCTGGTCATCGAGGTCGTCGTGGGTGGCATCGCGATGGATGCGGTGCGGGTGCGGCTCACGGAGCGGGAGGCGGAGGACTTTGCCCGGGAAGGGCATGCCTTCAGCGACAAGCTCGCGAGGGCCATCATGGCCCAGCCCTCCTTCGGTGGGCGGGCGTACGAGCCCCCGACGCGGTGACGGCCAGGGCTCACGGTGGCTTCGAGTCGCCGTGGGCCCTGGAGCACCGCAAGAGCTGCGGAGGGGAGGGGAGCCCGCGCAAGCCTTGCGGTGGATTCAGGGGGCTGGGCTTGGGAGGCGTGCGGCACGGTTCCTGAACTTCCGGGCTCTCACTCTTCAGCAAGAGGGAGTCGCAGGAGGCGAGGATGGACAGTCTGGCTCGTGAGGCGCGGGACGCCCTGGTGCAGCGTGGCGAGCGCCTGAGGAGGGCGCGGACGAGGCCTTCGCCGGAGGCCGAGGGGGAGGAGCGGGAGCTGGTGGAGATAGACGCGGCGCTCACGCGAATCGCGCTGGGGTTGTTCGGCCGCTGTGAGCGATGTGGTGGGGCGATGGGGCGCAACCGCCTGCGAGCCGTCCCGGAGGCGCGCTACTGCGTGACGTGTGTGGCGCTGGGCGGCTGAGTGGAGACCTCCTCGAAGCTCACTCCGGTGAGCCGGGCGCGCTCCAGGACGACCTTGAGGTGCTCCGAGACGATGAGCGCGTCGGGCGGGTCCGAGGCGCGAAACACCAGGGCGCCGACGTCCTTCCGCGGGTCGATGCCCTCGACGAGCCTCGTGGCCACGAGGACGCTGTATTCATCCGAGCAGCCCTTGATGCGCACGGGGAGCAGTTGAACGTCCTCGGGGGCGAACTCCGCGAAGTGAGTCGCCATCCTGATGTGGACCACGGGGGTTCGGCTGTCGCCCGCGAGGTTGAAGTCGCGCCGACGCCCCTGGGCTCGTACGCGAAGCTTCAGGAGGGCAGGGGACGCGACGGGGTGGCCCGAGGTGAACTGGGTCGTGGGTTCCAGCTCCTGGCCCTGTCCGTCCAGGAGGGGGCCCAGGGACCAGGTCCCGGCCTGCGCGACTTCGGTGAGCTTGAAGTATCGAGTTGGCATCGCGGACTTCCCAACGACCTCGTTCGCCTGGAGTCTGGGCTTCTCGGACGGGAATGTGAAGCTCGCGCGGGTGCGCTCAGTGGAGACGTTCTTGAGGGCCTGTCACGCGCTCGAACGACACGCCCAGGTTCCCAATGTGTTCGAGCGCGGTCTTGATTTCCTCTGACACGATGAGCGCGTTCTTGAACTTCTTGAGGCGGAAGATCTGCGCGCCCTCGGTCTTCGCAGGGTCGATTCGCAGTCCGTAGATCCACCGGTACTCTCCTGCGTACTCAGGGAAGGTGTCGGCGTCGGCTCCGTAATGCTGCACCTCCTCGCAGTGTTCTTCGTGAATGCAATCAATCACCTTGATGGCATTGACGACGAAGTACGGCTCGGCGTCTCCCTCCACTGTGACCGGAAAGAGCTGAACATCCGCGGGGGCGAGTGTCCTGAGGGCGTTCGCGATTTCTTGGCTGACAATGGGAGTTCCCTCTACTCCCGCGAACATGAAGGTTCGCTTCCGACCCGGATGATAGACCTGCGCCTTGATGGGGCCAGGCTCTGGAAGAACGCGCCCATCCGTGAACAGCCAGGGCTCGTCAAAAGCCTCGCCAGATTCCAATATGGGCGTCTCAAGGAGCCAGTGCGGCACATCTGCAAGTCCCACTGAGTAGAAATGGCGCTCCACTTTAGTCTCCTGCCTTCACGATGAGTCGCCGCAACGGCGTGTCCGGCGTTAGAAGTTCATCAGCAATCTTCGCAAGTTCCTCCACCAACGAGGCGCGGCAGGACTCAGTTGTCCGGCACCGCGCGACAGAGCGGTTGAGGCGTCGCACCACCTCTTTGTGATACAGCTCGGGGTGGGGCCCTTCGTGCCCACGGAGCCGTACCTTGTTTGCCACATCCTCAAGGGTCATGCCCGCCTTCCTGAAAATCCTCTCGCACTGAGGCGTCCAAGGACCTCCGGTCACATCGGAGATGGGGTTCTTGTTCGTACAGATGTGATGAACGGGCCCCACCTCGTCGCCAGGGAACCGCCCATCCGAGTACATCGCCAGGGCGGCAGCGGCTCCGGGCGATAGCGCCACGTTCAGCACGCCAGCCGCGGGCATCGCGATGGATGTCACGCCGCCATTCATGGCCGCACCGAGCTGCAAGCCCGCCTCGGCCCGTGCCCGCACCGCAGCATGAGGGAAGCCAGGGAGCCTCGGCCCTTGGGCCGCCATCGCGCTCTTTCCTCCCAGGGCGGTCATGACGACCATCACGAGGACTCGCGCCCCGTTCGTCCCCAGCACCCTGCCGAATTGATGACCGATGTCCTGCAACTCGAGGATGCTCGTGGCCTTTTCCGCATCGTCCCACAGGCGCACGAAGCCTCGGCCCATCTCCCAGACTGGCACGATGCCCAGATAGGCCACCATCGCCGCTGTCAGGGCGACCGCGATGGCCTTCGTGATGGGTTCAGGAAGGGCCATCGAGAGAAGCACGGCCAGCGCAGCCGACGTCACCAGGGCCTTGAGCGCCGTGGGGTTCAGCACCTTTCCGACCTCCGCCTCGACGCTCTCCCACACGGTGTCGAGCGCGAAGGACAGCGCCATCAACGTCCGGTCCTTGCGCGAGAACGTCAGCCCAGTTCCGCCCACCAACGTCAAACACTCGTCGCCGTCGAGGCAGATTCGCGAGGACAGGGACTCCAGAGACGCCCCAGTCCCTGAATCCGCGAGTCCATTCGAGGAGGCGAGCAACGTCCTCGACCGCACCCAGCCCCGCTGGTCCGCCGCATCTGCCTCGCGGAAGGCCACATCCATCCTCAGATCGAGGATGAGCCGGGTGAGCGCCGACTTGAACTCTTCCTCGCTCACCTCGACGGGCTCGACCTCCACCGACTCGTGGACCACCTGCCTGCCGCCTCCGACGTCAATGTGAACGACGCGGGTCGTCGCACACCCTCCCGCGAAAAGCAATGACACGACAATCGCAACCCATTTCACAGAACCCCCCCGAAGCATTGCAGCCCACAATCCGAGACGGCGGGCATCCTTGCCACGGGGCGCTCCCGGCTTCAAGGCAGCCGTGTGGCTTGATTGTCTATGAGGAATGACAGGTGACCTGCTGAGTGCCAGTCCACATGCTGGCCGGACCTGTCAGGGCACTTTCATGGATATGAAGGTTTGAGGTCCAGCGCTGGTTGCACAAGTTGAAACATAAACCATCCATCTGGCTTCACCCTGTCGAGGGTTCGTGTCAGACCGACCCTTAGTGTGGAACATGTAGCAACCTGGAACTGGGGGAGCACATGCGAAGAATCTCTGGAGGGGTGGCCGCCGTGGTGTGCACGTTCGCGCTGATGCAGGGGGGCTCCGTGGCGGCCGCGGACATCCGACAGGATGCGCAGGTGGAGACCATCACCTGCGAAGAGGAGGGCTCCTTCGAGCAGGCGCCGCTCCAGCGGGTGTCGCTGGATGCGGCCGGCTGCAGCGACGACGACTGGGCCGCCGTGAACGAGCACTGCCTGCGATACCACCCGGGCTGCTACGTGCAGACCTGCTCGCGAATCGCGGAGGACAAGGTCGTCTACCAGTACGCCTGCATCGCGCCGCCGGGATGAGCGGTGGGCGCTGATGGGATGTGAACGGCTGGGGGCCATTCAAGTGGCCCCCGGTCGTCGGGCGGCGCGTGGGGCTTGTGTGCCCCACCCTCCGGTGGCCTGGGCGGGGTGTCAGCCACCGGTCGCCCGCCCGCCCTCCATGCGGGGTGCCGGAAAGAACCCGTGCGCCGTGGCGTGTCTATGGGTATAGACAGGCCCCTCATGTGTCCCATGGTGAAGACCGAAGACCTGATTGACGCTCAGGGGGTGGCGGGGCTGCTGCAGTTGAGCCACGCCAACAGTGTCAGCACCTACCTGCGCCGCTATCCGGACATGCCTCGGCCTGTCCTGGACCTGGGCACGGGGCGTCCTCGTTTGTGGCTGCGGCCCCAGGTGTTGCGTTGGCTGCGCGCTCGAAGGTCCGACACGGTCCACACCGGAGTTGAGAGATGACCACCGCCAGTCCCCGTACCCCTCCCGCCGTGCTGCCTGGTCCCAACGATGTCTGCTGGTGCGGCAGCGGTACCAAGTACAAGAAGTGTCACCGTGGCGCCGACGCCGTCGAGGCTCGCAAGAAGGGCCCCGAGGTCGCTCGCAAGGGCATCCGCCCCGGCATCATCAGCCCTCGCCGGGACGTGCCGCTGCACATTCCCCGGCCGGACTACGCCGCCACCGGGCGTCCCCAGCGCCGTGCGATGGGTTCGGAGATTCGTTCTCCGGACGTCATCGCGCGCATGCGCCGGGCCTGCAAGGCCGCGGCGGAGGTGCTCCAGGAGGTGTCCACGCACGTGCGTCCGGGCATCACCACGGATGAGCTGGATGCCATCACCCACGAGGCCTACATCCGCCGGGGCGGCTATCCAAGCACGCTCAACTACCACGGCTTCCCCAAGTCGCTGTGCACCTCGGTGAACGAGGTCATCTGCCACGGCATCCCCGACAACCGCGCGTTGGAGGATGGGGACATCGTGAACCTGGACATCACCATCTTCCTGGATGGAGTGCATGGTGACTGCTCGGCCACGTACTTCGTGGGCAACGTGGAGCCAGAGAGCCAGCGGCTGGTGCAAGTCACTCGCGAGTGTCTGGATTTGGGTATCGCGGCGGTGAAGCCGGGGCGGCCCATCAGCGACATTGGCCGGGCGATTGAAGAGCATGCGACGAAGAACGGGATGAGCGTGGTGCGCGCCTACTGTGGCCACGGCATCGGCGAGACGTTCCACACGTCGCTCCAGATTCCGCACTACTACGAGCCCGAGTGCGACACCGTCATGGAGCCCGGCATGATTTTCACGGTCGAGCCGATGATCAACCAGGGTGGCTGGGGGCACCGCACGTGGGATGACGGGTGGACCGCCGTCACCGCGGATGGCAGCCGCAGCGCGCAGTTCGAGCACACGTTGCTCGTGACGGACAAGGGCGCGGACATCCTCACGGTGGCGTGAGCGCGCGGTGGGCCCGGGAGCCTGGCTTCCGGGTCCATGCACGACAGAGAGGGCCACGGTGGTGTGGCCCCTTTGTGAGTTCAATCCCAGGCAGTTCCCCTCCCCGAAATCCCATCCCACGTGTACTCCCGGACAGGCGTCCTGTCCGATGAGCGGCATCTGGTATGGCCCTGATGGACTGGCATTGGTGTGACGTCTGAGCATGCGCGGCGCGGAGGTCGGTCCATTCCGGGACCGGCTTCCGCTTGCTGTGTCCATGCGTCCGACTCACAGACAAAGGAATGCCAGCATGTCCATGTACAGCGTTCAGAACCAGTGGGGGGGTTCGAAGGCTCCTTGGAACCCGGGCGGCATCTGGGTCATGGGCAATCGGCCCAGGCAGAACGTCACCGCGATGAACGTCACCTCCAGCGATGGCGGGAAGACGCTGACGGGAACCCTGACGTACGCGGGTGAGAAGGCCATCGGCTTCCGCGGAACCCTCTCGGGCCCCAACACCTACAAGGTCGAGAACCAGTGGGGCGGCGCCTCCGCGCCCTGGAACGCGGGCGGCACCTTCGTCCTCGGCTGTCGGGTGGGCCAGAACGTCATCGCCATCGACATCACCTCCAGCGATGGCGGGCAGAGCTTCGCGGGGACGATGACGTACTCGGGCGAGAAACCCATCGGCTTCAAGTGCGAACTGGCCGATGGCGGGGCCTACGCCGTGGAGAACCAGTGGGGCGGGGACACCGCGCCGTGGAATGCCGGCGGCCTCTGGGGCCTCGGGGCGCGCAAGGACCAGAACGTCGTCGCGCTGAGCGTCACCTCCAACGACGGAGGAAAGACGCTGGAAGGGACCATGACCTACGACCAGGAAGAGCCCATCGGCTTCCGTGGCACCCTGTCCAGCGCGGGGACGTACACGGTGGAGAACCAGTGGGGCGGCGCCTCCGCGCCCTGGGAACCCGGTGGACAGTGGCTCATCGGCGCGCGGCCGAAGCAGAACGTCGTCGCCATGAGCGTCACCTCCAGCGATGGAGGAAAGACGCTGGAAGGGACCATGACCTACGACCAGGAAGGGCCCATCGGCTTCCGCGGCATCTTGAGCTGAGCCGTGCGCCGGCCCCCCGCGTGACTGTCCCTGCATCAACAGTCGCAGAGCCCCAGGGGGCGATTGCCGTCAACGGTGTCACCCAGCAACAGTGCCGCTGCCTTGCCGCTGTGTTGCCCTGTATCAGCCGCGAGGCTCATGAAACCTTCGGTACTGAAAGGATGCATCCCATGAAGAACTGGGTGGCATTGGGACTCCTCTGCATCGCGTCCGCGGCCTATGCCACGGATACGACCCCTCCGGCCAAGAAGCCGGCTCCCTCGACGACGAAGCCCTCTCCCAAGGCCGCGGAGGCCGCCGCATCCAAAGAGCCCAAGACGCTCACCGTCGAGGAGGACAAGGCCGCCAAGCAGGAGCCCAAGAACAAGAAGACCGACACGAACGCAGAACAGGCCACCAGCAAGCCCACTTTGTAGCGCGGACCTGAAGCTCCGAATCGAGGGTGAATCGCCATGAAGAAACTCGCTGCGGGACTGTGTCTGCTTGGACTGTGTCTGTCCCAGGGAACGGCGCAAGGCGCGGAGGACTGCATCAAGACCATCAACCAGGGCTCCGCCACGGTGAAGCTGGGCTTGTATGAGCAAGGCTGTATGTCCATCTCCTGGACCGGGGGCGTGATTACGTCGGACGTGACGTACAACTGCTGTGGCGGCAGCACGACCATTCGCATCAACAACGACGACTGGATGCGCTTGCTCCAGGCCGGAAAGCTGGACTCGTTCCGCTACCAGAAGGTCGAAATCAACAACAACGCGTATACGCTCTACTTC is part of the Myxococcus landrumus genome and encodes:
- a CDS encoding DNA gyrase subunit B → MLFTADGFRRAIRRRPALFIGDTAVSGKSRFVESLLMLGVMGARDSRLREVSATLASDGACSVAFDGLPWPTTQGVSPFAELESWLTFANVDMAAGPPPGMPHGIFLQTPCIDLGLLNALSSPLDVIAWSGEQTWRRTFREGLPVESPLDTAPDRVPPSSGAGLRVTLTPDPSIFDPPPGFSWAWLTERLSALSALAPATSWRLRDEASGADVFFRREHGLAGLCAERSASSRPLHEPWVFTGRAGATDVDLALQWVEDPASASILSWANHEPSPRRGSHHAGLFRGLRTALRTRRETLGLPPVSRAFSDTALSERLTVVMSISSSSIVWRGSLMHPLEAPKVRSDVSKLVRDWMKQTLASHPKVESELFTLLGVSPS
- a CDS encoding DUF1361 domain-containing protein, producing the protein MSFLSVLRRHGLWPAALSSAVGVGMVAYRLDWSQSASYAFLVWNLILAWAPYVIALAARVLMLRGHGLRVLAPMAMAWLALFPNAPYLLTDFIHVHQRPVVPIWFDVALMTLFVATGWLLGLLSLEVWKQWLEERWGRRTAWGFVGVTSVLCGYGIYLGRVERWNSWHVLTHPSTLFTSIGAHLREPLAFPYLTSLTVFFGLLVPLSYVAYEALVARIRRPRTAS
- a CDS encoding HAD-IG family 5'-nucleotidase; the protein is MRSQLSGPPPERGLFCNRTLNLRAIKAVGYDMDYTLIHYRVEAWERRAYEHIRDRLVAQGWPVGDLQFDPALAIRGLIIDTEKGNLLKANRFGFVKKALHGTRAMDFITQRDEYSHVVIDLHERRWVFLNTLFSLSEACLYAQLVDRLDAGVLPGPMGYADLYEHVRKNLDATHMQGQLKAEIIADPERYVLDDPETPLALLDQRNAGKKLLLITNSEWAYTEPMMHFAFDKHLPQGMTWRQLFDVVIVSARKPEFFTTRSALFEVVETNGEALLRPHSGPFKAGTPYFGGSAVELERHLGMSGDEILYVGDHMFGDVHVSKSELRWRTALILRELEDEVRAIASFRSTEARLAERMVLKERMEWESCQLRLELQRRRADYGPRSDTPPEAELVSRLGELRESLEALDAELAPMARAATELSNPIWGLLTRAGNDKSHLARQVERYADIYTSRVSNFLFATPFVYLRSPRGSLPHDPSLPGGTPVFPAADGGGGMADAE
- a CDS encoding TraR/DksA family transcriptional regulator; this encodes MDSLAREARDALVQRGERLRRARTRPSPEAEGEERELVEIDAALTRIALGLFGRCERCGGAMGRNRLRAVPEARYCVTCVALGG
- a CDS encoding imm11 family protein, whose protein sequence is MERHFYSVGLADVPHWLLETPILESGEAFDEPWLFTDGRVLPEPGPIKAQVYHPGRKRTFMFAGVEGTPIVSQEIANALRTLAPADVQLFPVTVEGDAEPYFVVNAIKVIDCIHEEHCEEVQHYGADADTFPEYAGEYRWIYGLRIDPAKTEGAQIFRLKKFKNALIVSEEIKTALEHIGNLGVSFERVTGPQERLH
- a CDS encoding AHH domain-containing protein, with the protein product MKWVAIVVSLLFAGGCATTRVVHIDVGGGRQVVHESVEVEPVEVSEEEFKSALTRLILDLRMDVAFREADAADQRGWVRSRTLLASSNGLADSGTGASLESLSSRICLDGDECLTLVGGTGLTFSRKDRTLMALSFALDTVWESVEAEVGKVLNPTALKALVTSAALAVLLSMALPEPITKAIAVALTAAMVAYLGIVPVWEMGRGFVRLWDDAEKATSILELQDIGHQFGRVLGTNGARVLVMVVMTALGGKSAMAAQGPRLPGFPHAAVRARAEAGLQLGAAMNGGVTSIAMPAAGVLNVALSPGAAAALAMYSDGRFPGDEVGPVHHICTNKNPISDVTGGPWTPQCERIFRKAGMTLEDVANKVRLRGHEGPHPELYHKEVVRRLNRSVARCRTTESCRASLVEELAKIADELLTPDTPLRRLIVKAGD
- the map gene encoding type I methionyl aminopeptidase — translated: MTTASPRTPPAVLPGPNDVCWCGSGTKYKKCHRGADAVEARKKGPEVARKGIRPGIISPRRDVPLHIPRPDYAATGRPQRRAMGSEIRSPDVIARMRRACKAAAEVLQEVSTHVRPGITTDELDAITHEAYIRRGGYPSTLNYHGFPKSLCTSVNEVICHGIPDNRALEDGDIVNLDITIFLDGVHGDCSATYFVGNVEPESQRLVQVTRECLDLGIAAVKPGRPISDIGRAIEEHATKNGMSVVRAYCGHGIGETFHTSLQIPHYYEPECDTVMEPGMIFTVEPMINQGGWGHRTWDDGWTAVTADGSRSAQFEHTLLVTDKGADILTVA
- a CDS encoding lectin OAA family protein is translated as MSMYSVQNQWGGSKAPWNPGGIWVMGNRPRQNVTAMNVTSSDGGKTLTGTLTYAGEKAIGFRGTLSGPNTYKVENQWGGASAPWNAGGTFVLGCRVGQNVIAIDITSSDGGQSFAGTMTYSGEKPIGFKCELADGGAYAVENQWGGDTAPWNAGGLWGLGARKDQNVVALSVTSNDGGKTLEGTMTYDQEEPIGFRGTLSSAGTYTVENQWGGASAPWEPGGQWLIGARPKQNVVAMSVTSSDGGKTLEGTMTYDQEGPIGFRGILS